In Micromonospora sp. WMMA1363, a genomic segment contains:
- a CDS encoding acyl-CoA dehydrogenase family protein has product MDFRLTDEHAALRESVRELAREVVAPVIAEHYERHSFPYEVVSQMGKMGLFGLPFPEEHGGMGGDYFALCLALEELARVDSSVAITLEAAVSLGAMPIYRFGTDEQKARWLPKLLSGEALAGFGLTEPGFGSDAGGTQTRAFLDEETNEWVINGSKAFITNSGTDITALVTVTAVTGTKPDGSKELSTIIVPSGTPGFTVAPGYSKVGWTASDTHELTFDDCRVPAANLLGERGRGFAQFLRILDEGRIAIAALAVGLAQGCVDESIKYAKERHAFGQPIGNYQAVQFKIADMELKAHTARLTYYDAAARMLAGEPFKRQAAIAKLHASTVAVDNAREATQIHGGYGFMNEYPVARFWRDSKILEIGEGTSEVQRMIIARDLGM; this is encoded by the coding sequence ATGGACTTCCGGCTCACCGACGAACACGCGGCGCTGCGGGAGAGCGTGCGGGAGCTCGCCCGTGAGGTGGTCGCACCGGTCATCGCCGAGCACTACGAGCGGCACAGCTTCCCGTACGAGGTCGTCAGTCAGATGGGGAAGATGGGCCTGTTCGGCCTTCCCTTCCCGGAGGAGCACGGCGGCATGGGCGGCGACTACTTCGCGCTCTGCCTGGCCCTGGAGGAGCTGGCCCGGGTCGACTCCAGCGTGGCGATCACCCTGGAGGCGGCGGTCTCCCTCGGCGCGATGCCGATCTATCGCTTCGGCACGGACGAGCAGAAGGCACGGTGGCTGCCGAAACTGCTCAGCGGCGAGGCGCTCGCCGGCTTCGGACTGACCGAGCCGGGCTTCGGCTCGGACGCGGGGGGAACCCAGACCCGGGCGTTTCTCGACGAGGAAACGAACGAATGGGTCATCAACGGCTCGAAGGCGTTCATCACCAACTCCGGCACCGACATCACGGCGCTGGTCACCGTCACCGCGGTCACCGGCACGAAGCCGGACGGTTCCAAGGAACTGTCCACGATCATCGTGCCCAGCGGAACCCCGGGCTTCACGGTCGCGCCCGGGTATTCCAAAGTCGGCTGGACCGCCTCCGACACCCATGAGCTGACCTTCGACGACTGCCGGGTGCCGGCGGCGAACCTGCTTGGCGAGCGGGGCCGGGGCTTCGCCCAGTTCCTGCGGATCCTCGACGAGGGCCGGATCGCCATCGCCGCGCTCGCCGTCGGTCTCGCCCAGGGCTGTGTCGACGAGTCAATCAAGTACGCGAAGGAGCGGCACGCCTTCGGCCAGCCGATCGGCAACTACCAGGCGGTCCAGTTCAAGATCGCCGACATGGAGCTGAAGGCGCACACCGCCCGGCTGACGTACTACGACGCCGCCGCCCGGATGCTCGCCGGTGAGCCGTTCAAGCGTCAGGCCGCTATCGCCAAGCTGCACGCCAGCACCGTCGCGGTCGACAACGCCCGCGAGGCGACCCAGATTCACGGCGGCTACGGCTTCATGAACGAGTATCCGGTAGCCCGCTTCTGGCGGGACTCGAAGATCCTGGAGATCGGCGAGGGTACCTCCGAGGTGCAGCGAATGATCATCGCACGCGACCTGGGCATGTGA
- a CDS encoding biotin carboxylase N-terminal domain-containing protein yields the protein MIESLLVANRGEIARRIIRTAKRLGVRAIAVHSEVDAGLPFVTEADEAVCVGPASPAQSYRNAEAILAAARSTGAQAIHPGYGFLSENAEFARAVEAGGLIWVGPRADAIDAMGDKINARNLMAAAGVPVAPGTTDPAADLDEAVAAAAEIGYPVMVKAAAGGGGMGMGVATDEAAMRTEYDKVRSFAERMFGDGSVLIERYFPRVRHVEVQILGLADGRVVALGERECSVQRRNQKLVEESPSPAVSPELRSRFLAAAVRAGEAVKYRNAGTVECLLDPTTGEFFFLEMNTRLQVEHPVTELVYGIDLVEEQLRVAAGLAPTFDPDALTPRGHAIELRINAEDPKRFLPGPGSITTWVEPTGEGVRVDSGYVAGNTVTPFYDSLMAKLVVSGKDRAEALDRARSAVAEFQLAGPKNNLAFFAELLENQEFQAGEYDTGIVSRMR from the coding sequence ATGATCGAGTCGCTGTTGGTCGCCAATCGGGGTGAGATCGCCCGTCGGATCATCCGTACCGCGAAGCGGCTCGGCGTCCGCGCGATCGCGGTGCACTCGGAGGTCGACGCCGGCCTGCCGTTCGTCACCGAGGCCGACGAGGCGGTCTGCGTGGGCCCGGCCAGCCCGGCGCAGAGCTACCGCAACGCCGAGGCCATCCTGGCCGCTGCCAGGTCGACCGGCGCGCAGGCGATCCACCCTGGCTACGGCTTCCTGTCGGAGAACGCGGAGTTCGCGCGTGCCGTCGAGGCCGGCGGCCTGATCTGGGTCGGGCCCCGCGCGGACGCGATCGACGCGATGGGTGACAAGATCAACGCCCGGAACCTGATGGCGGCGGCCGGGGTGCCGGTCGCGCCGGGCACCACCGACCCGGCGGCCGACCTGGACGAAGCGGTCGCCGCCGCGGCGGAGATCGGTTACCCGGTGATGGTCAAGGCCGCGGCCGGTGGCGGCGGGATGGGTATGGGCGTGGCCACCGACGAGGCGGCGATGCGCACCGAGTACGACAAGGTGCGCTCGTTCGCCGAGCGGATGTTCGGCGACGGCTCGGTCCTGATCGAGCGGTACTTCCCCCGGGTGCGCCACGTCGAGGTGCAGATCCTCGGTCTCGCCGACGGCCGGGTGGTGGCCCTCGGCGAGCGGGAGTGCTCGGTGCAGCGGCGCAACCAGAAGTTGGTCGAGGAGTCCCCGTCCCCGGCCGTCTCGCCGGAGCTGCGGTCGCGTTTCCTGGCGGCGGCCGTGCGAGCCGGCGAGGCGGTGAAATACCGCAACGCGGGGACGGTCGAGTGCCTGCTCGACCCCACCACCGGGGAGTTCTTCTTCCTGGAGATGAACACCCGGCTCCAGGTGGAGCACCCGGTGACCGAGCTGGTCTACGGAATCGACCTGGTCGAGGAGCAGCTGCGGGTGGCGGCCGGGTTGGCGCCGACCTTCGACCCGGACGCGCTTACGCCGCGCGGGCACGCGATCGAGTTGCGGATCAACGCCGAGGACCCGAAGCGCTTCCTCCCCGGTCCGGGCTCGATCACGACCTGGGTGGAGCCGACCGGTGAGGGCGTCCGGGTCGACTCCGGGTATGTGGCGGGCAACACGGTCACCCCGTTCTATGACAGCCTGATGGCCAAGCTCGTCGTCAGCGGCAAGGATCGCGCTGAGGCGCTTGACCGCGCCCGCTCGGCGGTGGCGGAGTTTCAGCTCGCCGGCCCGAAGAACAACCTGGCGTTCTTCGCCGAGCTGCTGGAGAACCAGGAGTTCCAGGCAGGCGAGTACGACACCGGCATCGTCTCCCGGATGCGCTGA
- a CDS encoding hydroxymethylglutaryl-CoA lyase, with the protein MPDFASIREVGPRDGLQNEEPIPTDAKVRLLDALSHTGVRRIEAVSFVHPKAIPQMADADEVWQRAERVDGVRYSALVPNLRGAQRALAAGFTEIEVVVSASDTHNRRNVNRSTDESLDDIAELIDLLHGAGARAEVIIATSFGCPYEGDVDPARVAGIVDRVVRDGADRVAFGDTTGMGTPRRVRELLTAVRDRNAHIPVLLHFHNTRGAALANMLTALELGVTEFDASVGGLGGCPYAPGASGNLATEEAVHMLHDMGIDTGIDLAALIEAAELAEALTGTRLPSGVLRAGPRTRLTPLPA; encoded by the coding sequence ATGCCGGATTTTGCGTCCATCCGGGAGGTTGGACCGCGGGATGGGCTCCAGAACGAGGAGCCGATCCCGACCGACGCCAAGGTGCGGTTGTTGGATGCGTTGTCGCACACCGGCGTCCGACGGATCGAGGCGGTGTCGTTCGTACACCCGAAGGCGATCCCGCAGATGGCCGACGCCGACGAGGTGTGGCAGCGGGCGGAGCGGGTCGACGGGGTGCGCTACTCGGCGCTCGTCCCCAACCTGCGGGGTGCCCAGCGGGCCCTGGCCGCCGGGTTCACCGAGATCGAGGTGGTGGTTTCGGCCAGCGACACGCACAACCGGCGCAACGTCAACCGTTCGACCGACGAGTCACTCGACGACATTGCCGAACTGATCGACCTGCTGCACGGTGCCGGCGCGCGGGCCGAGGTCATCATCGCGACGAGCTTCGGCTGCCCGTACGAGGGGGACGTCGACCCGGCCCGGGTGGCGGGCATCGTCGACCGGGTGGTCCGTGACGGGGCGGACCGGGTGGCGTTCGGCGACACCACGGGCATGGGTACCCCGCGGCGGGTCCGTGAGTTGCTCACCGCCGTACGCGACCGGAACGCCCACATCCCGGTGCTGCTGCACTTCCACAACACCCGGGGCGCCGCCCTGGCCAACATGTTGACCGCCCTGGAACTGGGTGTCACCGAGTTCGACGCCAGTGTCGGCGGCCTCGGCGGTTGTCCGTACGCGCCGGGTGCCAGCGGCAACCTGGCCACCGAGGAGGCGGTGCACATGTTGCACGACATGGGTATCGACACCGGTATCGACCTGGCCGCCCTGATCGAGGCCGCCGAACTGGCCGAGGCGCTGACCGGTACGCGCCTCCCCTCCGGCGTCCTACGCGCCGGCCCCCGCACCCGCCTGACCCCCCTCCCCGCCTGA
- a CDS encoding helix-turn-helix domain-containing protein: MTPEHDRPRRPGGPNGMPDLLRGHRLAAGLTQAELASRAGVGVRTVRELERGRSLRPQRTTVDLLAAALGLTEPARSAFLAAARPAPAPRNASIDSPPAPGDDAGTSPPIVLPPAAELIGRERDIVELIGMLTDEPAPRLVSLVGLAGVGKTALALTVAHAAAGHHPGGVAGVLIGEGSDVTDVLAASVAVFRVGRLPELAAHLGGRPALLIMDAVERSPDPVAEAVRRLSVAVPSLRVLVTGRHPVGLRGERVRPVSPLDVPPPGSDHAGPTTLAGYPAVALFTARLAQVRPAPPTPAELPALAQLVRRLGGLPLAIELLAARGRVLDLNELLDRYGDRVLDLATSSDAVERLGWDTTEPARAAVTETLRDAVATSYLLLAPGEQAALRRLAAFGNRWSMDLAEQMLGDEGDPAGTVEADPVPLLDRLLQLGLLSVRGTGPFRFRLLDAVREFAAEQAAGAGETTAVRRRHARATARLVTRTAPELVGIHRTAAMHCLDEVSGDISSALAHAAVDDPVTALRLAVALSRWWRFRGRDVAGRQWLRRLLADPRTADADPVLRAWASLGVARLAAEHGGGAAELPAARAALAVFRQASDVTGELEARIALCTLLIGTGSHDEAREQAEAVLALATRHGRTRDMAVAQNNLAWHSIRAGDLVAARRRLAAVDRLATQCGEQRLRVLAQANLAEVTRLEGRYADAVDRGRRALAALSGLGDPGHRRRVLGTIGLALAQDGRVAEAAEVLAELRPAAANVDGATRPGRRPGWGAAASRPDSVAGSAHAICALIEGNLALHGGDRDLAAEWFVAAVEAGAKSQDRRDLVEALVGLAASTADPTLLDRLDEVCRGSGIRLLSHEEQLLYALAAARGR; the protein is encoded by the coding sequence ATGACCCCGGAGCATGATCGTCCGCGGAGACCGGGCGGTCCCAACGGAATGCCCGACCTCCTCCGTGGGCACCGGCTCGCGGCCGGCCTCACCCAGGCCGAGCTGGCGTCCCGGGCCGGCGTCGGCGTACGGACCGTCCGCGAGCTGGAGCGCGGCCGGTCCCTGCGACCGCAGCGCACCACCGTCGACCTGCTCGCCGCCGCACTCGGGTTGACTGAACCGGCGCGGTCGGCGTTCCTCGCCGCGGCCCGGCCGGCGCCGGCTCCCCGGAACGCCTCGATCGACTCGCCACCCGCGCCGGGCGACGATGCGGGGACCTCGCCGCCGATCGTCCTGCCACCCGCCGCCGAGCTGATCGGGCGGGAGCGTGACATCGTGGAACTGATCGGGATGCTCACCGACGAACCGGCACCGCGGCTGGTAAGCCTGGTCGGGCTGGCCGGGGTCGGAAAGACAGCCCTGGCGCTGACGGTCGCCCACGCGGCGGCCGGACATCACCCCGGCGGCGTGGCCGGTGTGTTGATCGGGGAGGGCTCGGACGTAACCGACGTGCTCGCCGCCTCGGTCGCGGTCTTCAGGGTGGGCCGTCTCCCCGAACTGGCGGCGCACCTCGGCGGCCGGCCGGCCCTGCTCATCATGGACGCGGTGGAGCGGTCACCCGATCCCGTCGCGGAGGCCGTACGCCGGCTCTCGGTCGCGGTACCGTCGCTGCGGGTGCTGGTCACCGGCCGACACCCGGTCGGGTTGCGCGGGGAGCGGGTCCGTCCGGTGTCCCCACTGGACGTTCCGCCACCCGGCAGTGACCACGCCGGTCCGACCACCCTCGCCGGCTATCCGGCGGTGGCCCTGTTCACCGCCAGGCTGGCCCAGGTACGCCCTGCCCCGCCGACCCCGGCCGAGCTGCCGGCGCTCGCACAGCTGGTCCGGCGCCTCGGCGGGCTGCCCTTGGCCATCGAGCTGTTGGCCGCGCGGGGTCGCGTCCTCGACCTCAACGAACTGCTGGACCGGTATGGCGACCGGGTCCTGGACCTCGCCACCTCCTCCGATGCCGTCGAACGGTTGGGATGGGACACCACCGAACCGGCCCGGGCTGCGGTGACGGAGACCCTGCGGGACGCGGTGGCCACCAGCTACCTGCTGCTGGCGCCGGGCGAACAGGCCGCTCTACGCCGGCTCGCCGCCTTCGGTAACCGCTGGTCCATGGACCTGGCCGAGCAGATGCTTGGCGACGAGGGTGATCCGGCGGGTACGGTCGAGGCAGATCCGGTGCCGCTGCTGGACCGGCTGCTCCAACTGGGGCTGCTGAGCGTCCGGGGGACCGGGCCGTTCCGGTTCCGGCTGCTCGACGCCGTCCGGGAGTTCGCCGCCGAGCAGGCCGCCGGCGCCGGGGAAACCACCGCCGTGCGGCGGCGCCACGCCCGGGCAACGGCGCGGCTGGTGACCCGCACGGCGCCCGAGTTGGTCGGCATCCATCGGACGGCGGCGATGCACTGCCTGGACGAGGTGAGCGGCGACATCAGCTCCGCGCTGGCCCACGCCGCCGTCGACGACCCGGTGACCGCGTTGCGCCTGGCCGTCGCGCTCTCCCGGTGGTGGCGCTTCCGGGGCCGGGACGTGGCCGGCCGCCAGTGGCTGCGGCGGCTGCTCGCCGATCCGCGGACCGCCGACGCCGATCCGGTGTTGCGGGCGTGGGCGTCGCTCGGCGTGGCCCGGTTGGCCGCCGAACACGGCGGCGGGGCCGCGGAACTGCCTGCCGCCCGGGCGGCACTGGCCGTGTTCCGCCAGGCAAGCGACGTCACCGGCGAGCTGGAGGCCCGGATCGCCCTGTGCACGTTGCTGATCGGGACCGGCAGCCATGACGAGGCGCGGGAGCAGGCCGAGGCGGTGCTGGCACTGGCCACCCGGCACGGGCGGACGCGGGACATGGCGGTGGCGCAGAACAACCTCGCTTGGCACAGCATCCGTGCGGGCGATCTGGTCGCCGCCCGGCGTCGGCTCGCGGCCGTCGACCGGCTCGCCACCCAGTGCGGTGAGCAGCGACTGCGGGTGCTCGCCCAGGCGAACCTCGCCGAGGTCACCCGGCTTGAGGGCCGGTACGCCGACGCCGTCGACCGGGGCCGGCGGGCCCTGGCCGCATTGTCCGGGCTGGGCGACCCGGGGCACCGCCGGCGGGTCCTCGGCACGATCGGACTGGCACTGGCCCAGGACGGGCGGGTGGCGGAGGCGGCAGAGGTGCTGGCCGAGTTGCGGCCGGCGGCGGCGAACGTGGACGGGGCCACCAGGCCAGGCCGGCGGCCCGGGTGGGGTGCGGCCGCCTCCCGGCCCGACTCGGTGGCCGGGTCGGCGCACGCCATCTGCGCGTTGATCGAGGGTAACCTGGCGCTGCACGGGGGTGACCGGGACCTGGCAGCCGAGTGGTTCGTTGCCGCGGTCGAGGCGGGTGCCAAGAGCCAGGACCGCCGTGATCTGGTGGAGGCGCTGGTGGGGCTGGCTGCCAGCACGGCGGACCCAACGCTGCTCGACCGGCTGGACGAGGTCTGCCGCGGTAGCGGCATCCGGTTGCTGTCGCACGAGGAGCAGCTGCTGTACGCCCTCGCGGCGGCTCGCGGGAGGTAG
- a CDS encoding S8 family peptidase, with protein MTTPRARSRALVLALAAALTTALAPGGTASAVTTATEGAIRHAGAADAVPDSYLVVLRGPVPHVGMDAVAEVAGVADRMRTRYGGTIGHIYGSALTGFEVRLNARAARRLAGDPAVAYVEQNRMLPLIGPGVQLDPPSWGLDRIDRRHLPLDDEYAYPNTADNVHAYILDTGIRATHGDFGARVTGGVDLVDGALPADDCNGHGTHLAGTVGGSRHGVAKEVSLHPVRVLSCTGSGSYATVIAGVDWVTRNAVRPAVALMALGGAANSTLDAAVTNSIASGITYTVAAGSSNGNACNHSPARVPAALTAAGTTSTDARMTSNNHGSCLDLYAPGAGITSTWYTSDTATITISGSSMAAAHVAGCAALALSAHPTWSPTQVACYLTGRATVNVVTGVPAGTPNRLLYCGS; from the coding sequence ATGACCACACCACGCGCACGGAGCCGGGCGCTCGTGCTCGCGCTGGCAGCCGCCCTGACCACGGCGCTGGCTCCGGGCGGAACCGCCTCCGCCGTCACGACCGCCACCGAGGGCGCCATCCGGCACGCCGGCGCGGCCGACGCCGTACCGGACAGCTACCTCGTCGTCCTGCGCGGACCAGTGCCGCACGTAGGGATGGACGCCGTCGCCGAGGTAGCCGGGGTCGCGGACCGGATGCGGACCCGCTACGGCGGAACCATCGGCCACATCTACGGCAGCGCCCTGACCGGATTCGAGGTACGCCTCAACGCGCGGGCCGCCCGCCGCCTCGCCGGGGATCCGGCGGTGGCCTACGTGGAGCAGAACCGGATGCTCCCGTTGATCGGACCCGGCGTGCAGCTCGACCCGCCCTCCTGGGGTCTGGACCGGATCGACCGGCGCCACCTGCCACTGGACGACGAGTACGCCTACCCCAACACCGCGGACAACGTGCACGCCTACATCCTGGACACCGGGATCCGGGCCACCCACGGGGATTTCGGGGCCCGGGTGACCGGCGGGGTCGATCTGGTCGACGGCGCGCTCCCGGCGGACGACTGCAACGGCCACGGCACGCACCTCGCCGGCACCGTGGGCGGCAGCAGGCACGGGGTGGCCAAGGAGGTTTCGCTACATCCGGTCCGGGTGCTCAGTTGTACCGGCAGCGGCAGCTACGCGACCGTGATCGCCGGCGTGGACTGGGTCACCCGGAACGCGGTCCGGCCGGCCGTGGCGCTGATGGCACTCGGCGGTGCCGCCAACTCGACCCTGGACGCCGCGGTGACCAACTCGATCGCCTCGGGCATCACCTACACCGTGGCGGCGGGCAGCTCGAACGGGAACGCCTGCAACCACTCCCCCGCGCGGGTGCCCGCTGCGCTGACCGCAGCCGGCACCACCTCCACCGACGCCCGGATGACGAGCAACAACCACGGCAGTTGCCTTGATCTCTACGCCCCCGGCGCGGGCATCACCTCCACCTGGTACACCAGCGACACCGCGACCATCACCATCAGCGGCAGTTCGATGGCCGCCGCGCACGTGGCGGGCTGCGCCGCGCTCGCGTTGTCGGCCCACCCGACCTGGTCGCCGACCCAGGTGGCGTGCTACCTGACGGGCCGGGCGACGGTCAACGTGGTCACCGGGGTGCCGGCCGGCACGCCGAACCGGCTGCTCTACTGCGGCTCCTGA
- a CDS encoding sulfurtransferase yields the protein MSVPSDPDPRLQSYADPQRLVTTGWLAEHLNDEGLVVVESDEDVLLYGTGHIPGAVKVDWHTELNDQVTRDYLDAESFAELCAAKGIGRDDTVVFYGDNFNWWAAYALWVFSLFGHRDVRLLDGGRQKWIAEGRELTRDRPARPRADYPVPRRDDTPIRAYREQVMSHVVAGRPLVDVRSPGEYTSEMLHMPDYPQEGALRGGHIPGAVNKPWKSAANDDGTFKAPAELRAIYADQLGLSPDDDIVAYCRIGERSSHTWFVLRHLLGYPQVRNYDGSWTEWGNLVRAPVVKGDQPGGLGG from the coding sequence ATGTCTGTGCCGAGCGATCCCGATCCCCGACTCCAGTCCTACGCGGACCCACAGCGGCTGGTCACCACCGGGTGGCTCGCCGAGCACCTGAACGACGAGGGCCTGGTCGTCGTCGAGTCCGACGAGGATGTGCTGCTCTACGGCACCGGGCACATTCCCGGCGCCGTCAAGGTGGACTGGCACACCGAGCTGAACGACCAGGTCACCCGCGACTACCTCGACGCGGAGAGCTTCGCCGAGCTGTGCGCCGCCAAGGGCATCGGCCGCGACGACACAGTCGTCTTCTACGGCGACAACTTCAACTGGTGGGCGGCGTACGCGCTCTGGGTCTTCTCCCTGTTCGGCCACCGGGACGTGCGGCTGCTCGACGGCGGCCGGCAGAAGTGGATCGCCGAGGGGCGGGAGCTGACCCGGGACAGGCCGGCCCGGCCGCGCGCCGACTACCCGGTGCCGCGGCGCGACGACACACCGATCCGCGCGTACCGCGAGCAGGTGATGTCGCACGTCGTCGCCGGCCGGCCACTGGTCGACGTGCGGTCGCCGGGTGAGTACACCAGCGAGATGCTGCACATGCCCGACTACCCGCAGGAGGGCGCGCTGCGCGGCGGGCACATCCCCGGCGCGGTGAACAAGCCGTGGAAGTCGGCGGCGAACGACGACGGCACCTTCAAGGCGCCGGCCGAACTGCGGGCGATCTACGCCGACCAGCTCGGGCTGAGCCCGGACGACGACATCGTGGCGTACTGCCGGATCGGCGAGCGGTCCAGTCACACCTGGTTCGTGCTGCGGCACCTGCTTGGGTACCCGCAGGTGCGCAACTACGACGGCTCGTGGACCGAGTGGGGCAACCTGGTCCGTGCCCCCGTGGTCAAGGGTGACCAGCCCGGCGGCCTGGGCGGCTGA
- a CDS encoding acyl-CoA carboxylase subunit beta has translation MTLDGEALEQLRKRAKAGGADRYHAANAAKGKLFARERVALLVDEGSFVEDGLYANAMAQSLPADGVVTGTATIDGRPVCLMANDSTVKAGSWGARTVEKIIRIIERAYTTAVPMVYLVDSAGARITDQVDLFPGRRGAGKIFWNQVRASGSIPQVCALFGPSAAGGAYIPAFCDVVAMVDGNASMYLGSDRMVEMVTGEKTSLEAMGGARVHCAESGVGHFLCGTEADALDVVRRYLSYLPANWTQAPPVAPAAEAPGKADLAALVPASERQAFDMRRYAKGLLDEGSFFEIQALWAKELTIGFGRLNGEVVGVVGNNSMFKGGVLFVDSADKASRFVQLCDAFNVPLLFLSDVPGFMVGSAVEKQGIIRHGAKMITAISEATVPKICVVVRKAYGAGLYAMAGPGFEPDATIALPTAKIAVMGAEAAVNAVYANKIAAIEDEAERAAFVTAKREEYERDIDIVRLASELVVDAIVEPHELRAELIRRFAAARGKDRHFAKRRHGVTPV, from the coding sequence GTGACGCTCGACGGTGAGGCACTGGAGCAACTGCGCAAGCGCGCCAAGGCCGGCGGCGCGGACAGGTATCATGCGGCCAACGCCGCCAAGGGCAAGCTCTTCGCCCGCGAGCGGGTCGCACTCCTGGTCGACGAGGGCTCCTTCGTCGAGGACGGCCTATACGCCAATGCGATGGCCCAGAGCCTGCCCGCCGACGGCGTGGTCACCGGCACCGCGACCATCGACGGCCGCCCGGTCTGCCTGATGGCCAACGATTCCACGGTCAAGGCCGGCAGTTGGGGCGCCCGGACCGTCGAGAAGATCATCCGGATCATCGAGCGGGCGTACACCACCGCCGTGCCGATGGTCTACCTGGTAGACTCGGCCGGCGCCCGGATCACCGACCAGGTTGATCTCTTCCCCGGTCGACGTGGCGCGGGCAAGATCTTCTGGAACCAGGTTCGCGCCTCCGGCTCGATCCCGCAGGTCTGCGCGTTGTTCGGGCCGAGCGCGGCCGGCGGCGCGTACATTCCGGCGTTCTGCGACGTGGTCGCCATGGTGGACGGTAACGCCAGCATGTACCTGGGCTCCGACCGGATGGTGGAGATGGTCACCGGCGAGAAGACCTCCCTCGAGGCGATGGGCGGGGCCAGGGTGCACTGCGCCGAGTCCGGCGTCGGGCACTTCCTCTGCGGGACCGAGGCCGACGCGCTCGATGTGGTTCGGCGCTACCTGTCGTACCTGCCGGCGAACTGGACCCAGGCACCGCCCGTGGCACCCGCCGCCGAAGCGCCCGGGAAGGCCGACCTGGCCGCTCTGGTGCCGGCGAGCGAGCGGCAGGCGTTCGACATGCGGCGGTACGCGAAGGGTCTGCTCGACGAGGGCAGCTTCTTCGAGATCCAGGCGCTCTGGGCCAAGGAGTTGACCATCGGATTCGGCCGGTTGAACGGCGAGGTCGTCGGTGTGGTCGGGAACAACTCGATGTTCAAGGGCGGTGTGCTCTTCGTCGACTCGGCCGACAAGGCGAGCCGGTTCGTGCAGCTCTGCGACGCGTTCAACGTGCCGCTGCTGTTCCTCTCCGACGTGCCCGGGTTCATGGTTGGCAGCGCGGTGGAGAAGCAGGGCATCATCCGGCACGGCGCCAAGATGATCACCGCGATCTCGGAGGCGACCGTACCCAAGATCTGTGTCGTGGTCCGCAAGGCGTACGGCGCCGGTCTTTACGCGATGGCCGGCCCCGGCTTCGAGCCGGACGCGACGATCGCCCTGCCGACCGCGAAGATCGCGGTCATGGGCGCCGAGGCGGCGGTCAACGCCGTCTACGCGAACAAGATCGCGGCGATCGAGGACGAGGCCGAGCGGGCGGCGTTCGTCACCGCCAAGCGCGAGGAGTACGAGCGGGACATCGATATCGTCCGACTCGCCAGCGAGCTGGTGGTCGACGCGATCGTCGAGCCGCACGAACTGCGCGCCGAGCTGATCCGCCGCTTCGCCGCCGCGCGAGGCAAGGACCGGCACTTCGCCAAGCGCCGGCACGGCGTCACCCCCGTCTGA
- a CDS encoding TetR/AcrR family transcriptional regulator: MTVEHQARGATSGGTGTGTPRRRSRKDEILEIAVGLFAARGYHGVSMDDIGAAAGVTGPALYHHFAGKEAMLVAALIPVSEGLLAGGRERSAGHPDDPRAALESLIDFHVDFALANPAVIALHLHELDRLPDEPRRRIRRLQRLYVEEWVTVLTALHPGMPDGEARVLAHAAFGLMNSTPFLGGEVDRRRRAELLRGATVAALLASTAP, translated from the coding sequence GTGACGGTGGAGCACCAGGCGCGGGGCGCGACGAGCGGCGGCACGGGCACAGGCACGCCCCGGCGCCGGTCCCGAAAAGACGAGATCCTGGAGATCGCGGTCGGGCTGTTCGCTGCCCGCGGCTACCACGGCGTCTCGATGGACGACATCGGCGCGGCCGCCGGGGTCACCGGTCCCGCGCTCTACCATCATTTCGCCGGCAAGGAGGCGATGTTGGTGGCCGCGCTGATCCCGGTGAGTGAAGGGCTGCTCGCCGGCGGCCGGGAGCGGTCGGCCGGCCACCCGGATGACCCGCGTGCCGCACTGGAGTCGCTGATCGACTTTCACGTCGACTTCGCGCTGGCCAATCCGGCCGTGATCGCCCTTCACCTGCACGAGCTGGATCGGCTACCGGACGAGCCGCGCCGCCGGATCCGCCGGCTCCAGCGGCTCTACGTCGAGGAGTGGGTGACCGTGCTCACCGCGCTGCACCCGGGCATGCCCGACGGTGAGGCGCGGGTGCTCGCCCACGCGGCGTTCGGCCTGATGAACTCGACCCCGTTCCTCGGCGGCGAGGTGGACCGGCGGCGTCGGGCCGAGCTGCTGCGCGGCGCGACGGTGGCCGCCCTGCTGGCGTCCACCGCCCCCTGA